The following proteins are co-located in the Halococcus salsus genome:
- a CDS encoding O-acetylhomoserine aminocarboxypropyltransferase/cysteine synthase family protein has product MSDAEGRGFGTRCVHAGQDADAATGSRAPPLYQTTSYTFSDADRAADLYALEAEGDIYSRISNPTVSLLERRLADLEGGVGALCTASGMAALDAATLVLCGVGDNVVSAASIYGGTHAYLSHTARRRGIEARFVDTLDPAAYDEAIDEDTAYVHCETIGNPSLVTPDLDAIAEVAHDNGVPLLVDNTFATPALCRPLERGADLVWESTTKWLHGSGTTIGGALVDGGSFPWADYPEKYPEIGGENPAFHGRNFAESFGERAFTAAARQRAVRSLGDGQSPFDAWLTLQGLETLDLRMERHSENAHQVATFLDSHDAVEWVAYPGLESHETHANANEYLDGGFGGMIAFGLAGGYEAGKQLCEDVDLASFLANVGDAKTLVIHPASTTHAQLSAEDQRASGVTPDLVRLSVGIENAEDIVADLEGAIE; this is encoded by the coding sequence ATGAGTGACGCCGAAGGCCGGGGCTTCGGGACGCGCTGTGTCCACGCGGGCCAGGACGCGGACGCGGCCACGGGCTCCCGCGCACCGCCGCTGTATCAGACTACCTCGTACACCTTCTCGGACGCCGACCGCGCCGCCGACCTCTACGCGCTCGAGGCCGAGGGCGACATCTACTCGCGGATCTCGAACCCCACAGTTTCGCTCCTCGAACGCCGCCTCGCCGACCTCGAAGGCGGGGTTGGCGCGCTCTGTACCGCCTCGGGGATGGCGGCGCTCGACGCCGCGACGCTCGTGCTCTGCGGGGTGGGCGACAACGTCGTGAGCGCCGCGTCGATCTACGGGGGTACGCACGCCTACCTCTCGCACACCGCGCGCCGGCGGGGGATCGAGGCCCGATTCGTCGATACCCTCGACCCCGCCGCCTACGACGAAGCCATCGACGAGGACACCGCCTACGTCCACTGCGAGACGATCGGCAACCCCTCGTTGGTGACGCCCGACCTCGACGCCATCGCCGAGGTGGCTCACGACAACGGGGTGCCGCTCCTGGTCGACAACACGTTCGCGACGCCCGCGCTCTGTCGACCGCTCGAACGCGGCGCGGACCTCGTCTGGGAGTCGACGACGAAGTGGCTCCACGGCTCCGGGACGACCATCGGCGGCGCGCTGGTCGACGGCGGCTCGTTCCCCTGGGCCGACTACCCCGAGAAGTACCCCGAGATCGGTGGTGAGAACCCCGCCTTCCACGGTCGGAACTTCGCCGAGAGCTTCGGCGAGCGGGCGTTCACCGCCGCCGCCCGCCAGCGCGCGGTCCGGAGCCTCGGTGACGGCCAGTCACCGTTCGACGCGTGGCTCACCCTCCAGGGGCTCGAAACGCTCGACCTCCGGATGGAGCGCCACTCCGAGAACGCACACCAGGTGGCGACGTTCCTCGACTCGCACGACGCGGTCGAGTGGGTGGCCTATCCCGGTCTCGAAAGCCACGAGACTCACGCCAACGCGAACGAGTACCTCGACGGCGGCTTTGGCGGAATGATCGCCTTCGGGCTCGCCGGTGGCTACGAGGCCGGCAAGCAGCTGTGTGAGGACGTCGACCTCGCGAGCTTCCTCGCGAACGTCGGCGACGCGAAGACCCTCGTGATCCACCCCGCGAGCACGACCCACGCCCAGCTCTCGGCGGAAGACCAGCGCGCCTCGGGCGTGACCCCCGACCTCGTGCGGCTCTCGGTCGGGATCGAAAACGCCGAAGATATCGTCGCCGACCTCGAAGGGGCGATAGAATGA
- a CDS encoding pyridoxal-phosphate-dependent aminotransferase family protein, with the protein MSDDEFLLLNPGPVPVTDAVRESMDAPMVSHRSADFEDVYARAQSGIEYVFEHSTPDGRANDAAGTGLVLNGTASLGMEAAVSNLVDPEDEVVALVNGKFGRRFARIAERYADTTRIEAEWGGCFDLDAIEAAVTDDTALVTMVHNETSTGILNPVEAVGELATENDARFVVDGVTSVGGDVFRPDAWNVDIAVTDAQKALAAPPGLSAVYVAEDAEAHLDGERGPFYADLPRHLDKAADDQTPFTSAVPLFRALAVAVEEIESEGMETRIARHRAQAAAFREGFSAMGLEKFPDLDGASDYSNTVTSVSLPDSVREAPEEFFGAVSERNVSISGGQGHLGGEIFRVSNMGHHADDQVLRGIRTVGEALSDVGFDADVEAGLDAARNEL; encoded by the coding sequence ATGAGCGACGACGAGTTTCTGCTCCTGAATCCCGGCCCGGTACCCGTCACCGACGCGGTTCGAGAGTCGATGGACGCGCCGATGGTCTCGCACCGCTCGGCCGACTTCGAGGACGTCTACGCCCGCGCCCAATCGGGGATCGAGTACGTCTTCGAGCACTCGACGCCCGACGGCAGAGCGAACGACGCGGCGGGTACGGGTTTGGTGCTCAACGGCACCGCGAGCCTCGGGATGGAGGCGGCGGTCTCGAACCTCGTCGACCCCGAGGACGAGGTCGTGGCGCTCGTCAACGGCAAGTTCGGACGGCGCTTCGCCCGGATCGCCGAGCGCTACGCCGACACCACCCGGATCGAAGCCGAGTGGGGGGGCTGTTTCGATCTCGACGCGATCGAGGCGGCCGTCACCGACGACACCGCGCTGGTGACGATGGTCCACAACGAGACGAGTACGGGAATCTTGAACCCAGTCGAAGCGGTCGGGGAGCTGGCCACCGAAAACGACGCCCGGTTCGTGGTCGACGGCGTGACCTCGGTCGGCGGGGACGTCTTTCGACCCGACGCGTGGAACGTCGACATCGCGGTCACCGACGCGCAGAAGGCGCTCGCGGCACCGCCGGGTCTCAGTGCAGTCTACGTGGCCGAGGATGCCGAAGCCCACCTCGACGGCGAGCGCGGGCCGTTCTACGCCGACCTGCCGCGGCACCTCGACAAGGCCGCGGACGACCAGACACCGTTCACGAGTGCCGTCCCGCTCTTCCGGGCGCTCGCGGTGGCGGTCGAGGAGATCGAATCGGAGGGGATGGAGACTCGGATCGCCCGTCACCGCGCTCAGGCGGCGGCCTTCCGCGAGGGCTTCTCGGCGATGGGGCTCGAGAAGTTCCCCGACCTCGACGGGGCCAGCGACTACTCGAACACCGTCACGTCGGTCTCGCTTCCCGACTCGGTCCGGGAGGCACCCGAGGAGTTCTTCGGGGCCGTCTCGGAGCGGAACGTCTCGATCAGCGGCGGACAGGGCCACCTCGGTGGCGAGATCTTCCGGGTGAGCAACATGGGTCACCACGCCGACGACCAAGTACTCCGTGGGATTCGTACCGTCGGCGAGGCGCTCTCGGACGTGGGTTTCGACGCCGATGTCGAGGCCGGTCTCGACGCCGCGCGAAACGAACTGTAG
- the ligA gene encoding NAD-dependent DNA ligase LigA, with translation MTADAADGTENPYLHDPSTEFEELDDIDEEHAREQVERLREAIRHHDYRYYAENDPRIPDRTYDALFTRLQNLENEFDLTDPDSPTQRVGGEPLDELETVEHVAPMGSIDSSGEAADVRAFDERVRGGLGGEGGAESEGGNEDDGQQSLTDFEGDTDSGVEIEYVCEPKFDGLSVEVVYENGRYERAATRGDGYEGDDVTQNVRTIRAIPQRLRGEYPDYLVVRGEVYMPRDAFAEYNRERVERDEEPFANPRNAAAGTLRQLDPSVTAERPLACFVFGVLDASYEFETHASQYERLREWGLPLNDRIELVDDIEGAIDYRDRLGEDREDLNYEIDGTVFKVNDLAACERLGSTSRAPRWAYGYKFPARTEVTTITDITVQIGRTGRVTPVALLDPVEVGGVEVSRATLHNPGELEALGANVGDRVRLKRAGDVIPYVVEVVEDGGEGTFAFPDYCPQCESAIERDGPLAFCTGGISCPAQLQRALEHYASRGGLDIEGLGEERIEQLLETDLVESIPDLYDLRTADLAALDGWGEKSAENLRTELDASKTPALSEFITALGVPEVGSTTATALARTFGDLDSVMDASEDDLQAVPDIGPRVANEVHEFFESERNRETIAGLRERGVEPETAATEAGGDELDGLTFVFTGALADSTREEAEALVERHGANSTGSVSGNTDYLVVGDEPGQTKRDDAAAEDVPELTESEFVDLLDEYGIEPA, from the coding sequence ATGACCGCCGACGCCGCAGACGGGACGGAGAATCCCTACCTCCACGACCCGTCCACGGAGTTCGAGGAGCTCGACGATATCGACGAGGAACACGCACGCGAGCAGGTCGAACGGCTCCGCGAGGCGATCCGTCACCACGACTATCGGTACTACGCCGAGAACGACCCGAGGATACCGGACCGGACCTACGACGCGCTGTTCACCCGACTTCAGAACCTAGAGAACGAATTCGACCTCACCGACCCCGACAGCCCCACCCAGCGCGTCGGGGGCGAGCCGCTCGACGAGCTCGAAACCGTCGAGCACGTCGCGCCGATGGGTTCGATCGATTCGAGCGGCGAAGCCGCCGACGTCCGAGCCTTCGACGAACGGGTACGGGGCGGCCTCGGCGGCGAAGGTGGAGCCGAGAGCGAGGGCGGGAACGAGGACGACGGTCAGCAATCGCTGACGGATTTCGAGGGCGACACCGACAGTGGTGTCGAGATCGAGTACGTCTGCGAACCGAAGTTCGACGGGCTGTCGGTCGAGGTGGTCTACGAGAACGGGCGATACGAACGCGCCGCGACCCGGGGTGACGGTTACGAAGGCGACGACGTCACCCAGAACGTCCGCACCATCCGGGCGATCCCACAGCGGCTGCGGGGCGAGTACCCCGACTATCTCGTCGTGCGCGGCGAGGTCTACATGCCGCGCGACGCGTTCGCCGAGTACAACCGCGAGCGCGTCGAGCGCGACGAGGAGCCGTTCGCGAACCCCCGGAACGCCGCTGCGGGCACCCTCCGACAGCTCGACCCCTCGGTCACGGCCGAACGGCCGCTCGCCTGCTTCGTCTTCGGGGTGCTCGACGCCTCCTACGAGTTCGAGACCCACGCGAGCCAGTACGAACGCCTCCGGGAGTGGGGGCTGCCGCTCAACGACCGGATCGAACTGGTGGACGATATCGAGGGCGCGATCGACTACCGCGACCGACTCGGCGAGGACCGCGAGGACCTGAACTACGAGATCGACGGCACCGTCTTCAAGGTCAACGACCTCGCGGCCTGCGAACGGCTGGGGTCGACCTCGCGGGCCCCCCGCTGGGCCTACGGCTACAAGTTCCCCGCTCGGACCGAGGTGACGACGATCACGGACATCACGGTCCAGATCGGGCGGACGGGCCGGGTAACGCCGGTCGCGCTGCTCGACCCCGTCGAGGTCGGTGGCGTCGAGGTCTCACGCGCCACCCTCCACAACCCCGGCGAGCTCGAAGCGCTCGGCGCGAACGTCGGGGACCGGGTACGTCTCAAACGCGCGGGCGACGTCATTCCCTACGTGGTCGAGGTGGTCGAGGACGGCGGCGAGGGCACCTTCGCGTTCCCCGACTACTGTCCGCAGTGTGAGAGCGCGATCGAGCGCGACGGCCCGCTCGCGTTCTGTACGGGGGGAATATCCTGTCCCGCCCAGCTCCAGCGCGCGCTCGAACACTACGCCAGCCGCGGCGGGCTCGACATCGAGGGGCTCGGCGAGGAACGGATCGAGCAGCTTCTGGAGACGGACCTCGTCGAGTCGATACCCGACCTCTACGATCTCCGGACGGCGGACCTCGCCGCGCTCGACGGCTGGGGCGAGAAGAGCGCCGAGAACCTCCGCACCGAACTCGACGCCTCGAAGACGCCGGCGCTCTCGGAGTTCATCACCGCGCTCGGCGTTCCGGAGGTGGGTTCGACGACCGCGACGGCGCTCGCCCGGACGTTCGGCGACCTCGACAGCGTGATGGACGCGAGCGAGGACGACCTACAGGCGGTCCCCGATATCGGACCGCGGGTCGCGAACGAGGTCCACGAGTTCTTCGAGAGCGAACGCAACCGGGAGACGATAGCGGGGCTCCGCGAGCGCGGTGTCGAACCCGAAACGGCGGCGACCGAAGCCGGCGGCGACGAACTCGACGGCTTGACGTTCGTCTTCACCGGCGCGCTGGCGGACTCGACACGCGAGGAGGCCGAAGCGCTCGTCGAGCGCCACGGCGCGAACAGCACGGGGAGCGTCTCCGGCAACACCGACTACCTCGTGGTCGGCGACGAGCCGGGCCAGACCAAACGCGACGACGCGGCCGCCGAGGACGTCCCGGAACTCACCGAGTCCGAGTTCGTCGACCTCCTCGACGAGTACGGTATCGAACCGGCCTGA
- a CDS encoding ABC transporter permease subunit, which yields MSSLTVAKKEFQDAIRSRWLIGLTVVFVVFAGGFTLALPSLLGLLLGPTVDTATTGVLLTAMGGSTTLLIPLIGLVVGYKSIVGERDSGSLKLLLGLPHTRRDVVIGKLVGRSAVVAVSTLIGFVVAAVVGVAVYSSFEVGTFLTYTVLAMVLGVVFIAIATGFSAGVRSTTWALLGAGGLYLLFQFVWGLIPTVVRYVINGFSLPSLAQPPNWQLFFSLLNPQTAFTSAAAAVIPSISGIATALDSPPIYLQNWFGFVVLAAWIVVPIALGYLRFNGTDL from the coding sequence GTGAGCTCGCTCACCGTCGCGAAGAAGGAGTTCCAGGACGCGATCCGGTCGCGGTGGCTGATCGGGTTGACGGTGGTGTTCGTGGTGTTCGCGGGGGGGTTCACCCTCGCACTCCCGTCGCTCCTCGGTTTGCTGCTCGGACCGACCGTCGACACCGCGACGACGGGCGTGCTGTTGACCGCCATGGGCGGCTCGACCACGCTCTTGATCCCGTTGATCGGGCTCGTCGTGGGCTACAAATCGATCGTCGGCGAGCGTGACTCCGGCAGCCTCAAACTCCTGTTGGGGCTGCCACACACCCGCCGGGACGTGGTGATCGGCAAGCTCGTCGGGCGCTCCGCGGTGGTGGCCGTCTCGACGCTCATCGGGTTCGTGGTGGCTGCAGTCGTGGGTGTCGCGGTCTACTCATCGTTCGAGGTCGGGACGTTCTTGACCTACACCGTCCTCGCGATGGTCCTCGGGGTCGTCTTCATCGCGATCGCGACCGGGTTCTCGGCGGGCGTGCGTTCGACGACGTGGGCCCTTCTCGGAGCGGGCGGTCTCTACCTCCTATTTCAGTTCGTCTGGGGGCTCATCCCGACCGTCGTGCGATACGTCATCAACGGGTTCTCGCTCCCGAGCCTCGCCCAGCCCCCGAACTGGCAACTGTTCTTCTCGTTGCTCAACCCCCAGACCGCGTTCACCTCCGCCGCGGCGGCGGTGATCCCCTCGATCAGCGGTATCGCAACCGCCCTCGACAGCCCACCGATCTACCTCCAGAACTGGTTCGGGTTCGTGGTCCTCGCGGCGTGGATCGTCGTTCCGATAGCCCTCGGATATCTCCGATTCAACGGCACGGACCTCTAA
- a CDS encoding ABC transporter ATP-binding protein, translating into MTAIELDGVTKRYGGGGLGRGGGSVEALSDLDLRVREGEIYGFLGPNGAGKSTTIDILLDFTRPTAGTARVLGHDAQTDTLAVRERIGVLPDGFQTYNRLTGRQHLEFAIDSKNATERPEAVAERVGIPDAIDRKAGGYSKGMTQRLVLGMALVGEPDLLILDEPSTGLDPTGAREMREIIEAERDRGATVFFSSHILGQVDSVCDRVGILRNGELVAEDSIEGLREATDADATLVVEVDRVPDGVLDDVESLSAVSDARADGRTITVSCEDTAKTQVLGTIEDSGATVEDFTTDDASLEDLFVAYTEDGGPNSRGSAIPDETEVRQ; encoded by the coding sequence ATGACGGCCATCGAACTCGATGGTGTGACGAAGCGCTACGGCGGCGGCGGGTTGGGCCGCGGTGGCGGATCGGTCGAGGCGCTCTCGGACCTCGACCTCCGGGTTCGTGAGGGCGAGATCTACGGTTTCCTCGGCCCCAACGGCGCGGGGAAGTCGACCACGATCGACATTTTACTGGATTTCACGCGCCCGACGGCGGGCACCGCACGCGTCCTGGGGCACGACGCCCAGACCGACACCCTCGCGGTCAGGGAACGCATCGGCGTGCTCCCCGACGGGTTCCAGACCTACAACCGTCTCACGGGTCGCCAGCACCTCGAGTTCGCGATCGACTCGAAGAACGCGACCGAGCGCCCCGAGGCGGTCGCCGAACGCGTCGGCATCCCGGACGCCATCGACCGCAAGGCCGGCGGCTACTCGAAGGGGATGACCCAGCGCCTCGTGCTGGGGATGGCGCTGGTCGGCGAGCCCGACCTCCTGATCCTCGACGAGCCCTCGACGGGGCTCGACCCGACGGGCGCACGCGAGATGCGCGAGATCATCGAGGCCGAACGCGACCGCGGCGCGACGGTGTTCTTCTCGAGCCACATCCTCGGGCAGGTCGATTCGGTCTGCGACCGGGTGGGGATCCTCCGGAACGGCGAGCTCGTCGCCGAGGACTCGATCGAGGGGCTCCGCGAGGCCACCGACGCCGACGCGACGCTCGTCGTCGAGGTCGACCGGGTTCCCGACGGCGTGCTCGACGACGTGGAATCGCTCTCGGCGGTCTCCGACGCCCGTGCCGACGGCAGGACGATCACGGTCTCGTGTGAGGACACGGCGAAGACGCAGGTCCTCGGCACGATCGAGGACAGCGGCGCGACGGTCGAGGACTTCACCACCGATGACGCCTCGCTCGAAGACCTCTTCGTCGCCTACACCGAGGACGGGGGACCGAACTCGCGAGGATCCGCCATCCCCGACGAAACCGAGGTCCGACAGTGA
- a CDS encoding helix-turn-helix transcriptional regulator, which produces MSERARVVAGLLCAVVLVSAVIAVVPAGAQPARTGVEDVTITGGGVIDTPETPNGSTYLWVDESINASVTVADRSAGTGNGNYGVCLQSQRPGEPSRALVDECESLALSSGTNDTVDFANVTWPANVTGRQVLVVEVRNRSIRSNTTVLDRERVPVTVLRRGGDFDRDGLTNTREVEAGYNVSNRDMDADTLLDGEEVNKYGSDPQNPDSDGDGIRDGVEIQRGTDPTRADSDGDGLSDSAELTLGTNPTSDLTPLWLAIAALVVVGLVVGGFVLLRRGWREVFARWRAADEDPDPDPPSETTEESPSEPETPTEPPEPLTDADRVLALLRSHGGRMKQTRIVEETEWSKAKVSRLLSSMNDDGSIQKLSIGRENIISLDGHGPEAAQREENASD; this is translated from the coding sequence ATGAGCGAGCGCGCGCGCGTCGTGGCGGGGCTGCTCTGTGCGGTGGTGCTCGTGAGCGCCGTCATTGCCGTCGTCCCCGCCGGTGCGCAGCCGGCGCGCACCGGGGTCGAGGACGTGACTATAACCGGCGGCGGCGTCATCGACACCCCCGAGACCCCGAACGGGTCGACGTATCTCTGGGTCGACGAATCAATCAACGCGAGCGTGACGGTCGCGGACCGGTCGGCCGGCACCGGGAACGGCAACTACGGCGTCTGTCTCCAGTCACAACGACCGGGTGAACCGAGCCGGGCGCTCGTCGACGAGTGTGAGTCCCTGGCGCTTTCGAGCGGCACGAACGACACCGTCGACTTCGCCAACGTCACCTGGCCGGCCAACGTCACGGGCCGACAGGTCCTCGTCGTCGAGGTCAGGAACCGGTCGATCCGGAGCAACACGACGGTGCTCGACCGCGAGCGGGTCCCGGTGACCGTCCTCCGACGCGGCGGTGACTTCGACCGCGACGGGCTCACGAACACCCGGGAGGTCGAGGCGGGCTACAACGTCTCGAACCGTGATATGGACGCCGACACCCTCCTCGACGGCGAGGAGGTGAACAAGTACGGCTCGGACCCGCAGAACCCCGACAGCGACGGTGACGGGATCCGCGACGGGGTCGAGATCCAGCGCGGAACCGACCCGACCCGTGCCGACAGCGACGGCGACGGGTTGAGCGATAGCGCCGAACTGACCCTCGGAACGAACCCGACGAGCGACCTCACGCCGCTCTGGCTCGCCATCGCCGCGCTCGTCGTCGTCGGGCTGGTCGTCGGGGGGTTCGTGCTGCTCCGGCGCGGCTGGCGGGAGGTGTTCGCGCGGTGGCGGGCCGCGGACGAGGACCCCGACCCCGACCCGCCGTCCGAGACGACCGAGGAGTCGCCGTCGGAGCCCGAGACACCCACCGAGCCACCGGAGCCGCTGACCGACGCCGACCGCGTGCTGGCGTTGCTCCGGAGCCACGGTGGCCGGATGAAACAGACCCGGATCGTCGAGGAGACCGAGTGGTCGAAGGCGAAGGTCAGCCGACTGCTCTCCTCGATGAACGACGACGGGAGCATCCAGAAGCTCTCGATCGGGCGCGAGAACATCATCAGCCTCGACGGCCACGGCCCCGAGGCCGCCCAGCGCGAGGAGAACGCGTCAGACTGA
- a CDS encoding excinuclease ABC subunit C: MDIESVRERAGDLPREPGVYQFRENGTTLYVGKAVDLASRVRSYADPRSHRIAKMVARADEVEVAVTDTETQALLLEANLIKRHGPRYNVRLKDDKSYPLVQLTDHEFPRIEITRDPDPGSTAFGPYTERGRVEVVVKALRETYGLRGCSEYKFAGRDRPCLDHDIGLCTAPCTGEIGAEAYLADVESVVQFFEGSTGVLADPLRGGMAEATEQRNFERAANLRDKLEVVESFHEGAGEAVAAQSPEQEVDVLGVVVEGERATVARLHSERGQLVERDQHTLSVPDDDDEGVGSVLAAFVVQYYAERTLPDALLLPEPFVDDELDAWLDTEGVSVRVPGAGREATLVELALKNARRGRGEPDGTAALADALGIERANRIEGFDVSHAHGRAVVGSDVTFVDGSPEKSDYRRKKLDDENDDYANMRSLVAWRARRAVERASGHAEDDRPDPDLLLIDGGEGQLNAARDALDEVGWDVPVISLAKAEERVITPDRSFSWPSDAPERRLLQRVRDESHRFAVQYHQSLRDEVKTVLDDVPGVGPQTRRRLLRRFGSVDGVRAASPDELQTVSGVGAKTAETIRGRL; encoded by the coding sequence ATGGATATCGAGAGCGTCCGCGAGCGGGCCGGCGACCTCCCGCGCGAACCGGGCGTCTACCAGTTCCGCGAGAACGGAACCACCCTCTACGTCGGGAAGGCCGTCGACCTCGCGAGCCGGGTCCGGTCGTACGCCGACCCACGCTCCCACCGGATCGCGAAGATGGTCGCGCGCGCCGACGAGGTCGAGGTCGCCGTCACCGACACCGAGACCCAGGCGCTCCTGCTGGAAGCCAACCTCATCAAGCGCCACGGCCCGCGCTACAACGTCCGACTGAAGGACGACAAGTCCTATCCACTGGTCCAGCTCACCGACCACGAGTTCCCCCGGATCGAGATCACCCGCGACCCGGACCCCGGGTCGACCGCCTTCGGGCCCTACACCGAGCGCGGCCGGGTCGAGGTGGTCGTGAAGGCGCTGCGGGAGACCTACGGGCTGCGGGGCTGTTCGGAGTACAAGTTCGCGGGCCGCGACCGGCCGTGTCTCGACCACGACATCGGGCTCTGTACCGCGCCGTGTACCGGTGAGATCGGCGCGGAAGCCTACCTCGCGGACGTCGAATCGGTAGTACAATTCTTCGAGGGGAGCACGGGCGTGCTCGCCGACCCACTGCGAGGGGGGATGGCGGAAGCCACCGAGCAGCGGAACTTCGAGCGCGCCGCGAACCTCCGAGACAAACTCGAAGTGGTCGAGTCGTTCCACGAGGGGGCCGGCGAGGCGGTGGCCGCCCAGTCACCGGAACAGGAGGTCGACGTGCTCGGGGTGGTCGTGGAGGGCGAGCGCGCCACCGTCGCGCGGCTCCACAGCGAGCGCGGCCAGCTCGTCGAGCGCGACCAGCACACCCTCTCCGTACCCGACGATGACGACGAGGGCGTTGGGAGCGTGCTCGCGGCGTTCGTCGTCCAGTACTACGCCGAGCGCACACTGCCGGACGCATTGTTGCTCCCCGAACCGTTCGTCGACGACGAACTCGACGCGTGGCTCGACACCGAAGGCGTCTCGGTTCGGGTGCCGGGTGCGGGACGGGAGGCCACCCTCGTCGAGCTCGCGCTCAAGAACGCCCGACGCGGGCGCGGGGAGCCCGACGGCACCGCGGCGCTCGCCGACGCGCTCGGGATCGAGCGCGCGAACCGGATCGAGGGCTTCGACGTGAGCCACGCCCACGGCCGCGCGGTGGTGGGCAGCGACGTGACCTTCGTCGATGGCAGTCCCGAGAAGTCCGACTACCGACGGAAGAAGCTCGACGACGAGAACGACGACTACGCCAACATGCGGAGCCTCGTCGCGTGGCGCGCGCGCCGAGCGGTCGAACGTGCCAGCGGGCACGCGGAAGACGACCGACCCGACCCGGATTTGCTCCTGATCGACGGCGGCGAGGGCCAGTTGAACGCCGCCCGCGACGCGCTCGACGAGGTGGGCTGGGACGTCCCGGTCATCTCGCTCGCGAAGGCCGAAGAACGGGTCATCACACCGGACCGGAGCTTCTCGTGGCCGTCCGACGCGCCAGAGCGCCGTCTGCTCCAGCGGGTCCGCGACGAGTCACACCGGTTCGCGGTCCAGTACCACCAGAGCCTCCGCGACGAGGTGAAGACGGTGCTCGACGACGTACCCGGGGTCGGGCCACAGACACGACGACGCCTCCTCCGGCGATTCGGGAGCGTCGACGGCGTGCGCGCGGCCTCGCCCGACGAACTCCAGACCGTCTCGGGCGTCGGCGCGAAGACCGCCGAGACGATCCGCGGGCGGCTTTGA